A genomic region of Dreissena polymorpha isolate Duluth1 chromosome 4, UMN_Dpol_1.0, whole genome shotgun sequence contains the following coding sequences:
- the LOC127876110 gene encoding uncharacterized protein LOC127876110 — protein MKNALIVEQGVPVTKHTYEHKRSLSTVTKGARRLSLGSLGSKITGLAHAKNAFNRFKKHSAIQPENDEVETFEIKQLPEKPRFASTLSPEAQFAIMKGYEDLVYWNLCKQYPQHRRQLHRTQTPHSPVVVRYSDPSITDTFEKKNLYDANYDKGRGIPVTSGGVASNSDEQCDQATEQMTLSNTSTKTNSLSQCEATYNKTQTTQENSKLITTYMCESVMHILDDLREEQGLYRLSPRRPGISSLSEPYRVYNSWSRGWSKGFESV, from the coding sequence ATGAAAAACGCATTAATCGTTGAACAAGGTGTACCTGTAACTAAACATACGTACGAGCACAAGAGGTCATTATCAACAGTCACGAAGGGAGCAAGAAGATTATCTTTGGGATCGCTGGGGTCGAAAATTACAGGCTTGGCTCatgcaaaaaatgcatttaaccgtttcaaaaagcATAGTGCTATCCAACCCGAAAACGATGAGGTGGAAACGTTCGAGATAAAACAACTGCCAGAGAAGCCACGGTTTGCTTCTACCCTTTCACCAGAGGCCCAGTTCGCCATAATGAAGGGTTACGAGGACTTGGTGTACTGGAACCTGTGCAAGCAGTATCCGCAGCACCGTCGTCAGCTGCACCGAACTCAGACACCGCACAGCCCGGTAGTAGTTCGATACTCCGATCCAAGCATAACCGATACCTTTGAGAAAAAGAACTTGTATGATGCTAACTATGATAAAGGCAGAGGCATACCGGTGACTTCTGGTGGTGTTGCTTCAAATTCCGATGAACAATGTGATCAAGCGACGGAGCAAATGACCCTGAGCAACACATCGACGAAGACGAACTCCTTGTCACAGTGTGAAGCAACTTATAACAAGACGCAGACGACGCAGGAGAATTCTAAGCTGATAACGACCTACATGTGTGAAAGTGTTATGCACATTCTGGACGACCTCCGTGAGGAGCAGGGTCTATACCGCCTGTCGCCGAGGCGGCCCGGAATTTCCAGCCTTTCCGAGCCGTACCGAGTTTACAACTCCTGGTCACGTGGATGGAGCAAGGGGTTCGAGAGCGTTTAA